Proteins found in one Lysinibacillus fusiformis genomic segment:
- a CDS encoding LytTR family DNA-binding domain-containing protein — MNNELNSFVKDISQQYIFMLKDWIPADSSIAIAVENSYIYFHSGHTSIQLEVGQQVLPGSIAYQVLQTHKKTDAVLDNSLFETPYYGIGYPIYIQNKPAALVIVLPSSFTTKKAEPFQFLTGKQEEEWSPVAINKISHIESLQKKTWFYVDGEQFKTSITLKELQLRLPSCFIRIHRSYIVNIHFIKKMARDLTSNFIVTLIDGSELPVSQSYINDLRHALEF, encoded by the coding sequence ATGAACAATGAGTTAAATTCTTTCGTAAAAGATATTTCACAACAATATATTTTTATGTTGAAAGACTGGATTCCTGCTGATTCATCCATTGCAATTGCTGTTGAAAATTCTTATATTTATTTTCACTCTGGCCATACAAGTATTCAATTAGAGGTAGGTCAACAAGTATTACCTGGGAGTATTGCTTACCAAGTGTTACAGACTCACAAAAAAACAGATGCCGTATTAGATAATTCCCTATTCGAAACGCCATATTACGGCATTGGTTACCCCATATACATTCAAAATAAGCCTGCTGCACTAGTCATTGTCTTACCGTCATCTTTTACAACAAAAAAAGCAGAACCGTTTCAATTTTTAACTGGAAAGCAAGAGGAGGAATGGAGTCCTGTGGCAATCAATAAAATTTCTCATATAGAAAGCCTACAGAAAAAGACATGGTTTTATGTAGATGGTGAGCAGTTTAAAACGAGCATTACGCTTAAAGAACTTCAATTAAGATTACCGTCATGTTTTATTCGTATCCATAGATCTTACATAGTAAATATACATTTCATCAAAAAAATGGCCCGTGATTTAACGTCAAATTTTATTGTTACATTAATTGATGGAAGTGAGTTACCAGTGAGTCAATCCTATATAAATGATCTTCGACATGCTCTTGAGTTTTAA